The genomic stretch GCGTCCGGCGACTATGACTCGCTGTACGTGCTGACCCTGACCTGGCACAACGGCAAGGCCAGCCTGCAGAGCCACAGCTACAAGCAGGGGCTGGATAACGGCAAGGTCACTTGCCCGACTTGAGTGTTCTGGAGCCGGTGTCGGGTCTCCGGTTTCAGCGTTTGTGATTCAACCGCTCGCGCAGATACTCGATCACCGCCCCGCGCTCTCCGGCAAACTCGATCCGCGCGCCCTTCTTCTCGCGCTGAAACACATACATCGGGTCGTAATATTCGCGCAGTAATCCCTCGATCCAGCCTCGGTGCAAATCCACTGCGCCGTTGCGCCCCTGCTCTGCCAATGCGTCTTCCATCAACAGCAGCATCCTTCGGTGGCGTTCGCCGCCCAGACGTTTCTGCACATTGTTCAGGCTCTCGAGCAACCGTTCAGAGAACAGTGCAAAACCCTGCTCGCCGTGCACTGCCGAAAACTCGGCCGACAGGTCCACCACGTAATCGCGCAAAATGCGCTGCACCCGATCTTCAAAACTGTCCTCCAGCCAGACCATCGGGTATTGCTGCATGCCCTGATACAACGGCAGCGGCAAGGCGCAGCTGCCGACCATCCGGCTCTCGTCTTCGAGCACGAACTGGCCGATGCCGGCGTCACGTTTCCTGAGGAGGTCGATGGCCAGGCGGTTTTCGAAATCAATGTTCGACGGTTGCCCCGTGGCGCGTTTGCCGAAGCTTGAGCCGCGATGATTGGCGTGGCCTTCCAGATCCAGACCGTTGTCCAACTGCACCAACAGTTCGGTCTTGCCGGTGCCGGTCATGCCGCCCAACAACACGAAATCGCACTGAGTCACGGCTTGCTCGAGGGTGTCGATCAGGAAATTGCGCAGCGCCTTGTA from Pseudomonas allokribbensis encodes the following:
- the mnmH gene encoding tRNA 2-selenouridine(34) synthase MnmH, producing the protein MDPDYGDYRDIFLNDRPLMDVRAPVEFHKGAFPGVVNLPLMNDLERQKVGTCYKQHGQHAAIELGHRLVSGAVKAERIEAWAEFARAHPDGYLYCFRGGLRSQITRQWLKSEAGIDYPRIRGGYKALRNFLIDTLEQAVTQCDFVLLGGMTGTGKTELLVQLDNGLDLEGHANHRGSSFGKRATGQPSNIDFENRLAIDLLRKRDAGIGQFVLEDESRMVGSCALPLPLYQGMQQYPMVWLEDSFEDRVQRILRDYVVDLSAEFSAVHGEQGFALFSERLLESLNNVQKRLGGERHRRMLLLMEDALAEQGRNGAVDLHRGWIEGLLREYYDPMYVFQREKKGARIEFAGERGAVIEYLRERLNHKR